Proteins encoded by one window of Chloroflexaceae bacterium:
- a CDS encoding serine/threonine-protein phosphatase gives MLEIEVAVAKVAHHGSGESGDTLEMIERPGGGFSFVLIDGEGTGRGAKTLSNLLATRAIALLKDGARDDGAVARAVHDYLYTYRAGQVAATLNILSVDYQSGKILMSRNNPAPFFVITPQGLHSYSEPSTPIGLQPMTKPIITELPVEPYTYIVVFTDGLTRAGERYGEDLALGNFLSGWPAAAGRSASELTEELLRRALELDRGEPADDMSILTMAVLPRPATLKVRRLRASLPFEAPAGTAPDVRAAAADEG, from the coding sequence ATGCTTGAAATAGAAGTTGCTGTCGCGAAAGTGGCTCACCACGGCAGTGGCGAGAGCGGCGATACCCTGGAGATGATCGAGCGGCCCGGCGGCGGCTTCTCGTTTGTGTTGATTGATGGCGAGGGGACCGGTCGCGGCGCCAAGACGCTCAGCAATCTCCTTGCAACCCGCGCGATTGCCCTGCTGAAAGACGGCGCGCGCGATGATGGCGCCGTCGCGCGCGCCGTGCATGACTATCTGTACACCTACCGCGCCGGTCAGGTGGCTGCAACGTTGAACATTCTATCGGTGGATTATCAGAGCGGCAAGATCTTAATGTCCCGCAACAATCCGGCGCCGTTCTTTGTCATTACGCCCCAGGGCCTGCACAGCTATAGCGAACCTTCGACGCCCATCGGTCTGCAGCCGATGACAAAACCGATCATCACTGAATTGCCGGTTGAACCGTACACCTACATTGTGGTCTTTACCGATGGGTTGACCCGTGCCGGGGAGCGCTACGGCGAGGATCTGGCGCTGGGCAACTTCCTCTCCGGCTGGCCCGCTGCGGCGGGGCGCTCGGCCAGCGAGTTGACCGAAGAGTTGTTGCGCCGGGCGTTGGAACTGGATCGTGGTGAACCGGCCGATGATATGAGTATTCTTACCATGGCCGTGCTCCCGCGCCCGGCCACGCTTAAGGTCCGCCGTCTCAGGGCCAGTCTGCCCTTCGAGGCGCCCGCCGGGACCGCTCCCGATGTGCGTGCCGCCGCTGCAGATGAGGGTTGA
- a CDS encoding aldehyde dehydrogenase family protein, with protein MSARIFKNFIGGEFVASRSGKTYERRNPADQREVVGIFQDSNADDVNDAVAAAKAAYPGWRRVPAPRRGEILLKAAELLQARKERYSRDLTREMGKPLFEAGGDIVEAIGMAQYAGGEGRRMHGVTTPSELPNKFQMSIRQPIGVVGLITPWNFPMAIASWKMLPALVCGNTVVIKPGEDASVSTYNLVECLVEAGVPPGVVNIVTGFGPSAGQPLVEHPDVPVISFTGSTEVGRLVYELGARQLKRVSLEMGGKNPLIVMDDADLDLVLQGVIWGAFGTTGQRCTATSRLIVHRNVAATLVERIVDRATRLRIGNGLDPETEMGPLVNEEQLQRVLAYIELGQREGATLRCGGARLIEGAYAHGFFVQPTVFTGVTPQMRIAREEIFGPVLSVIEVASLDEALEVANDVAYGLSASIYTRDINAACRAMHELEAGIVYINAPTIGAEIHLPFGGVKATGNGHREAGPTMLDVFSEWKSVYVDYSGTLQRAQIDNAD; from the coding sequence ATGTCCGCGCGGATCTTTAAGAACTTCATCGGCGGCGAATTCGTTGCCAGCCGCAGCGGCAAGACCTATGAGCGGCGCAATCCCGCCGATCAGCGTGAGGTTGTTGGCATCTTTCAGGATAGCAACGCCGATGACGTGAACGACGCCGTGGCCGCGGCGAAGGCGGCCTATCCGGGCTGGCGTCGGGTGCCGGCTCCCAGGCGCGGCGAGATCCTGCTCAAGGCCGCCGAGTTGTTGCAGGCGCGCAAGGAGCGCTACAGCCGCGACCTGACCCGCGAGATGGGCAAGCCGCTCTTCGAGGCCGGGGGCGACATCGTTGAGGCCATCGGCATGGCCCAGTACGCCGGTGGCGAGGGCCGGCGCATGCACGGCGTGACCACGCCGTCGGAGTTGCCCAACAAGTTCCAGATGAGCATCCGCCAGCCCATCGGCGTGGTGGGACTGATCACCCCCTGGAACTTCCCCATGGCCATCGCCTCCTGGAAAATGCTCCCGGCCCTGGTGTGCGGCAATACCGTGGTTATCAAGCCCGGCGAGGACGCCTCGGTGAGCACCTACAACCTGGTAGAGTGCCTGGTCGAAGCCGGCGTGCCCCCCGGCGTGGTCAACATCGTCACCGGGTTCGGGCCGAGCGCCGGGCAGCCGCTGGTCGAGCATCCCGACGTGCCGGTGATCTCCTTCACCGGCAGCACCGAGGTGGGTCGCCTGGTCTACGAACTGGGCGCGCGCCAACTCAAGCGCGTCAGTCTGGAGATGGGGGGCAAGAACCCGCTGATCGTCATGGACGACGCCGATCTCGACCTGGTGCTGCAGGGGGTGATCTGGGGCGCCTTTGGCACCACCGGGCAGCGCTGTACCGCCACCAGCCGCCTGATCGTCCATCGCAACGTCGCGGCGACCCTGGTCGAACGCATCGTGGACCGGGCGACCCGCCTGCGCATCGGGAATGGACTGGATCCCGAGACGGAAATGGGGCCGCTGGTCAACGAGGAGCAGCTCCAGCGCGTCCTCGCGTATATCGAGCTTGGCCAGCGCGAGGGCGCGACCCTGCGCTGCGGCGGCGCGCGCCTGATCGAAGGCGCTTACGCTCATGGCTTCTTCGTGCAGCCGACCGTCTTTACCGGAGTCACCCCCCAGATGCGCATCGCCCGCGAGGAGATCTTCGGCCCGGTGTTGAGCGTCATTGAAGTAGCCAGCCTGGACGAAGCTCTGGAAGTGGCGAATGACGTGGCTTATGGTCTCTCGGCGTCAATCTATACCCGCGACATCAACGCCGCCTGCCGGGCGATGCACGAACTCGAAGCGGGAATCGTCTACATCAACGCCCCCACAATCGGCGCGGAGATCCATCTGCCCTTCGGCGGGGTCAAAGCCACGGGTAATGGCCATCGCGAGGCCGGGCCCACGATGCTCGACGTGTTCAGCGAGTGGAAGAGCGTATACGTAGATTACAGCGGGACGCTGCAGCGGGCGCAGATTGATAATGCGGATTAG
- the ftsH gene encoding ATP-dependent zinc metalloprotease FtsH — protein sequence MGDNRWLKNSFVYLIILVAALALFFQYFGQNSTQSNEKGIAEVIADAKAGRIKQIAAQAGDEQIIVTYTDGTEYRSRLESNDSVMGLLADWGVPLTSSDGKQLINVRVSPAPAWGGLLSIFTILLPTLLLIGFFVFFMRQAQGSNNQALSFGKSRARMFSGDKPTVTFADVAGQEEAKQDLTEIVEFLKYPDKFAALGARIPRGVLMVGPPGTGKTLLSRAVAGEAGVPFFSISGSEFVEMFVGVGASRVRDLFDQAKRNAPCIVFIDEIDAVGRQRGAGLGGSHDEREQTLNQILVEMDGFDTNTNVIVIAATNRPDVLDPALVRPGRFDRQVVLDAPDVRGRIDILKVHTKGKPLDEDVNIEVIARLTPGFSGADLMNAVNEAAILAARRSKKKISMAELQDAIERVALGGPERRSRVMTDRKKLVVAYHESGHAITGAAMPRANKLQKVTIIPRGRAGGYALFLPDEDNLGLQSLAYFKAEMVVAMGGRAAEEIVFGPEEITTGASQDLVSVTRTARAMVTRYGMSDKLGPLVFGEKEELIFLGREISEQRNYGDEVARQIDEEVHRLAVEAYETAMQILINNRAVLDDMANALLEFETLEGEQLAELLSRVKPLTLDMSRNGKTAEKPALPTPPPAAGPLPA from the coding sequence ATGGGCGATAATCGCTGGTTAAAGAATAGCTTTGTGTATCTGATCATCCTGGTCGCCGCGCTTGCGCTGTTCTTCCAGTATTTTGGGCAAAACTCGACCCAGAGTAATGAGAAGGGCATCGCTGAGGTCATAGCCGACGCAAAGGCCGGTCGGATTAAGCAAATTGCTGCGCAGGCCGGCGATGAGCAGATCATCGTCACCTACACTGATGGCACCGAGTATCGTTCACGCCTGGAGTCGAACGATAGCGTGATGGGTCTGCTTGCGGATTGGGGTGTGCCGCTTACGTCCTCTGACGGCAAACAGCTTATCAATGTCCGGGTCAGCCCTGCTCCGGCATGGGGCGGGCTGTTAAGCATCTTCACCATCCTGTTGCCAACCCTCTTGCTGATCGGCTTTTTCGTCTTTTTCATGCGCCAGGCCCAGGGATCGAACAATCAGGCCCTTTCCTTCGGCAAGAGCCGTGCTCGCATGTTCTCTGGCGATAAGCCGACGGTCACATTTGCTGACGTGGCCGGCCAGGAGGAAGCCAAGCAGGATCTGACGGAGATCGTTGAGTTTTTGAAGTATCCCGACAAGTTCGCCGCCCTCGGCGCGCGCATTCCGCGCGGCGTTCTCATGGTTGGCCCGCCCGGAACGGGTAAGACGCTTCTCTCCCGCGCCGTGGCCGGCGAAGCGGGCGTGCCCTTCTTCAGCATCTCCGGTTCTGAGTTCGTTGAGATGTTCGTTGGCGTGGGCGCCTCGCGCGTGCGCGACCTCTTTGACCAGGCCAAGCGCAACGCGCCCTGCATCGTGTTTATTGACGAAATTGACGCTGTCGGTCGCCAGCGCGGCGCCGGCCTGGGCGGCTCCCACGATGAGCGTGAGCAGACCCTCAACCAGATCCTGGTGGAGATGGACGGGTTCGATACGAACACCAACGTAATCGTGATCGCCGCTACGAACCGCCCCGATGTGCTCGATCCAGCACTGGTGCGTCCGGGCCGGTTCGACCGCCAGGTGGTGCTCGATGCGCCCGACGTTCGCGGTCGGATTGATATTCTCAAGGTGCACACTAAGGGCAAGCCGCTGGACGAAGACGTCAATATTGAGGTTATTGCGCGTCTTACACCGGGCTTCTCCGGGGCCGATCTGATGAACGCCGTGAACGAAGCCGCCATCCTCGCCGCCCGGCGCTCGAAGAAGAAGATCAGCATGGCCGAACTCCAGGATGCCATCGAGCGCGTGGCTCTCGGCGGCCCCGAGCGGCGCTCGCGGGTCATGACCGACCGCAAGAAGCTGGTCGTCGCCTACCACGAGTCCGGTCACGCCATCACTGGCGCGGCGATGCCGCGGGCCAACAAGTTGCAGAAGGTGACGATCATCCCTCGCGGACGGGCCGGGGGCTACGCCCTGTTCCTGCCTGACGAGGACAACCTTGGCCTGCAGAGTCTGGCCTACTTCAAGGCAGAGATGGTGGTCGCCATGGGTGGCCGCGCCGCCGAGGAAATCGTCTTTGGCCCCGAGGAGATCACCACCGGCGCCTCGCAGGATCTGGTCTCGGTGACCCGTACCGCCCGTGCGATGGTGACGCGCTACGGAATGAGTGACAAGCTCGGCCCGCTGGTGTTCGGCGAGAAGGAAGAGTTGATTTTCCTTGGCCGTGAGATCAGCGAGCAGCGCAACTACGGCGATGAGGTTGCACGCCAGATTGATGAGGAGGTGCATCGGCTGGCCGTTGAGGCCTACGAGACCGCCATGCAGATCCTGATCAACAATCGCGCGGTTCTCGATGATATGGCCAATGCCCTGCTGGAATTCGAGACCCTCGAAGGCGAGCAACTGGCCGAACTGCTTAGCCGCGTCAAGCCGCTGACGCTTGATATGAGCCGCAACGGCAAGACTGCCGAGAAGCCGGCTTTGCCCACGCCTCCGCCAGCGGCCGGGCCGCTGCCGGCTTGA
- the hpt gene encoding hypoxanthine phosphoribosyltransferase has product MHRDIARVLISTEELQTRIAELGARITADYAEAGDLLLVGVLKGCAMFMMDLARSIELPVAMDFIAIASYGASTESSGVVRLLKDLDTDIAGRHVLIVEDIIDSGLTLAYLRGQLLRRNPASLRICTLLNKPERRVADVPVDYLGFDIPNEFVVGYGLDYAERYRNLPYIGILKREVYGA; this is encoded by the coding sequence ATGCACCGAGATATCGCCAGAGTGCTCATTTCGACGGAGGAACTGCAGACGCGCATTGCCGAGTTGGGGGCGCGGATCACCGCCGATTACGCCGAGGCGGGGGATTTGCTCCTGGTTGGAGTGTTGAAAGGCTGCGCCATGTTTATGATGGATCTGGCCCGGAGCATCGAACTGCCCGTGGCGATGGATTTCATTGCCATAGCCAGCTATGGCGCCTCGACCGAGTCAAGCGGCGTGGTGCGGCTGCTGAAGGATCTGGACACCGACATCGCCGGGCGGCATGTGCTGATCGTTGAGGATATTATTGATAGTGGCCTGACTCTGGCCTACCTGCGCGGGCAATTGCTTCGCCGCAACCCCGCCAGTCTGCGTATTTGCACCCTGTTGAACAAACCTGAGCGTCGTGTTGCTGATGTGCCGGTGGATTACCTCGGCTTTGACATTCCCAATGAGTTTGTCGTCGGATATGGCCTGGACTATGCCGAACGCTACCGAAATTTGCCCTACATCGGCATCCTCAAGCGCGAGGTCTACGGAGCATAG
- a CDS encoding (2Fe-2S) ferredoxin domain-containing protein has translation MPCRLYLCTGPHCAARGPGTREALENALWEAGLHGVVELHLSGCQDRCDRGPNLLVQPGNRRYSYVTPEQAVVIVRDDLAAPEAP, from the coding sequence ATGCCCTGCCGCCTGTACCTCTGCACCGGTCCTCATTGCGCGGCGCGTGGCCCGGGCACGCGTGAAGCGCTTGAGAATGCTCTGTGGGAAGCCGGATTGCACGGCGTCGTCGAACTGCACCTCAGCGGGTGCCAGGACCGCTGCGATCGCGGCCCGAACTTGCTGGTGCAGCCCGGCAACCGTCGCTATAGCTACGTAACCCCGGAACAGGCGGTGGTAATTGTGCGTGACGACCTCGCTGCTCCTGAAGCCCCGTGA
- a CDS encoding Mrp/NBP35 family ATP-binding protein produces the protein MGLFTRGSPQITEQQVLAALSQVQEPELGGDIVSRRMVKDVKINGGAVSFTIELTTPACPLKDQIAAEAEAAVRALPGVEEVGIEFTSNTRRPAGIPEQAPIPGVANVIAVAAGKGGVGKSTIAANLAVALGLEGARVGLLDADVFGPSMPLMFGVRGQPEAFQNEKGEAMMIPLEGHGIKLISVGFLIDESQPVIWRGPMVSQLLRQFLYNVAWAPLDYLIIDLPPGTGDVALTLAQSLPLTGSLIVTTPQAVATADVIKAMEMFKKVNVPLLGIVENMAYFVAPDTGKRYDIFGVGGAERLAARLGVPLLGQIPLGIAVREGGDSGVPAVISDAPDAYADLFRQIARQLAARISVLKFAAA, from the coding sequence ATGGGCCTTTTCACGCGCGGCTCGCCCCAGATTACCGAGCAGCAGGTGCTTGCCGCCCTCAGCCAGGTACAGGAGCCGGAGCTCGGCGGCGATATTGTCTCACGGCGCATGGTCAAGGACGTGAAGATCAACGGCGGGGCCGTGAGCTTCACTATCGAACTCACCACGCCAGCCTGCCCGCTCAAGGATCAGATCGCCGCGGAGGCCGAAGCGGCGGTACGGGCCTTGCCAGGGGTGGAAGAGGTCGGCATCGAGTTTACCTCCAACACGCGCCGCCCGGCGGGCATCCCTGAGCAGGCCCCCATTCCCGGCGTCGCGAATGTGATCGCCGTGGCCGCCGGCAAGGGCGGCGTGGGCAAAAGCACCATCGCGGCTAACCTCGCCGTAGCCTTGGGCCTGGAGGGCGCGCGGGTCGGGCTGCTCGACGCCGATGTGTTCGGGCCCAGCATGCCGCTGATGTTCGGGGTGCGCGGGCAACCCGAAGCCTTTCAGAACGAGAAGGGCGAGGCAATGATGATCCCGCTGGAGGGCCACGGCATCAAGCTGATCTCGGTGGGCTTTCTAATTGACGAGAGCCAGCCGGTGATCTGGCGCGGACCGATGGTGAGCCAGTTGCTCCGTCAGTTCCTCTACAACGTGGCCTGGGCGCCCCTCGACTACCTGATCATCGATCTGCCGCCCGGCACCGGCGATGTGGCGTTAACACTGGCGCAGAGCCTGCCTCTCACCGGCAGCTTGATTGTCACCACGCCGCAGGCCGTGGCCACCGCTGATGTTATTAAGGCCATGGAGATGTTCAAGAAAGTGAACGTGCCGTTGCTGGGCATCGTCGAAAACATGGCCTACTTCGTCGCCCCCGACACAGGGAAACGCTATGACATCTTCGGCGTGGGCGGCGCCGAGCGCCTCGCGGCGCGCCTGGGCGTACCCTTGCTGGGCCAGATCCCCCTGGGTATCGCCGTGCGCGAGGGTGGCGACAGCGGCGTGCCGGCAGTGATCAGCGACGCCCCCGACGCCTATGCCGATCTCTTCCGCCAGATTGCGCGCCAGCTCGCCGCGCGGATCAGTGTACTCAAGTTCGCCGCTGCGTAG
- the moaA gene encoding GTP 3',8-cyclase MoaA, which produces MTNEHPMKGVIPISFYEPQRLPRYPTDVPAHDSFGRRIDYLRVSLTDRCNMRCVYCMPAIGMRFQPRPELLTNDELLLVVRAAAAAGFRKLRLTGGEPTLRQDLVELIRAMKAIPGIEQIALTTNALRLRRLAAPLKAAGLDRVNISIDSLDPVKFRQMTRGGNLDEVWAGIQAADEAGLHPIKLNAVVVRGMNDDEVVQLAALTTQYPWEFRFIEVMPLTGVAGLAEEGVVSTAELIARIEAHFGPLIPYGQDPSDPARRYRIPGAPGKLGFISAVTDPFCATCNRMRLTADGRLHLCLLRDDEVDLRAAIRAGATQAEVEQLIRHAVQLKPWGHGLPEGVLPTLRGMSELGG; this is translated from the coding sequence ATGACCAACGAACACCCGATGAAGGGCGTCATCCCCATTAGCTTCTACGAGCCGCAGCGCCTTCCGCGCTATCCGACCGATGTTCCCGCCCACGACAGCTTTGGCCGGCGTATTGATTACCTGCGCGTCTCGCTCACTGACCGCTGCAACATGCGCTGTGTCTACTGCATGCCGGCGATAGGGATGCGCTTCCAGCCCCGCCCCGAGTTGCTGACCAACGACGAGTTGCTGCTGGTTGTGCGCGCTGCCGCCGCCGCCGGCTTCCGTAAGCTGCGCCTTACCGGCGGCGAGCCGACCCTGCGCCAGGATCTGGTCGAGTTGATCCGCGCGATGAAGGCCATCCCCGGCATCGAACAGATCGCTCTGACCACCAATGCCCTGCGGTTGCGGCGCCTTGCCGCGCCGCTCAAAGCTGCCGGGCTTGATCGGGTGAACATCAGCATTGATAGCCTCGACCCGGTAAAGTTCCGCCAGATGACCCGCGGCGGCAATCTCGATGAGGTCTGGGCGGGCATTCAGGCCGCCGATGAGGCGGGCTTGCACCCGATCAAGCTCAACGCCGTGGTGGTGCGCGGGATGAATGATGATGAGGTGGTGCAACTGGCCGCCCTGACCACGCAATACCCCTGGGAGTTCCGCTTCATCGAGGTGATGCCGCTGACCGGCGTGGCTGGCCTGGCCGAAGAGGGCGTGGTGAGCACTGCCGAACTGATCGCCCGCATCGAGGCCCATTTCGGCCCGCTGATCCCCTATGGTCAGGACCCCTCTGACCCGGCGCGGCGCTACCGCATCCCGGGTGCGCCGGGCAAGCTTGGCTTTATCAGCGCCGTGACCGATCCCTTCTGCGCTACCTGTAACCGCATGCGCCTCACCGCCGACGGGCGGTTGCACCTCTGCCTGCTCCGCGACGACGAAGTGGATCTGCGGGCAGCCATCCGCGCCGGGGCGACGCAGGCCGAGGTGGAGCAACTGATCCGCCACGCGGTGCAGTTGAAGCCCTGGGGCCATGGTCTGCCCGAAGGCGTGCTGCCAACCCTGCGCGGCATGTCGGAACTGGGGGGCTGA
- the fabF gene encoding beta-ketoacyl-ACP synthase II, whose product MARTAISPLAAPRGELLGLLPAFETDDLEAQINELLADVLLHEAPIAAPQPLSVDEEQDDRRVVITGLGVVSPFGVGIEPFWEGLVAGHSGIRRITHFDPSAYPCQIAGEVPNFHPQQFMELREARRMSRASQMAVAAARMAVEMAGLRIDAGTSEGIGTLIGCGTTSLPDAEQAALTLARQGGMKISPFFIPAALPHMPASQVAIQLGLRGYTSAISTACAAGAQAIGEAAEIIKRGDAEVMLAGGAEAPITELGLGAFCVMRALSTSHNAAPARASRPFDRRRDGFVPGEGAAVLVLERLSSARRRGAPLLAEVAGYGATADAYHITAPDPEGLGAARAMRLALHHARIDPQQVDYINAHATATPAGDLAETRAIKLVFGEYAYSVPISANKSMIGHLTGAAGAVEAAATVLTMRHGRIPPTINLDEPDPECDLDYVPNVSRPAEVQIALSNSFGFGGVNAVLVLRKV is encoded by the coding sequence ATGGCGCGGACGGCGATCAGCCCCCTGGCGGCTCCGCGAGGAGAATTGCTTGGCCTGCTCCCTGCGTTCGAGACTGACGATCTCGAAGCGCAGATTAATGAACTGCTTGCCGACGTCCTGCTCCACGAGGCGCCGATCGCCGCGCCGCAGCCCCTGTCCGTTGATGAGGAACAGGATGATCGACGCGTCGTGATCACTGGCCTGGGCGTGGTCTCGCCCTTCGGTGTCGGCATCGAGCCGTTCTGGGAGGGGTTGGTGGCCGGTCACAGCGGGATCAGGCGCATCACGCATTTTGATCCGAGCGCCTACCCCTGCCAGATCGCCGGAGAAGTGCCGAACTTCCATCCCCAGCAGTTTATGGAGCTTCGCGAGGCGCGGCGCATGTCGCGCGCCAGTCAGATGGCAGTGGCCGCGGCGCGCATGGCGGTCGAGATGGCTGGATTGCGCATTGACGCCGGCACCTCTGAGGGGATTGGCACGCTTATCGGTTGCGGCACTACCTCATTGCCCGACGCGGAACAGGCCGCGCTCACCCTGGCGCGGCAGGGAGGCATGAAGATCAGCCCGTTCTTCATCCCCGCGGCGTTGCCCCATATGCCGGCCAGTCAGGTGGCCATCCAGTTGGGGCTGCGAGGCTACACCTCGGCAATCAGCACGGCCTGCGCGGCGGGCGCCCAGGCCATCGGCGAAGCGGCGGAGATTATCAAGCGCGGCGACGCCGAGGTCATGCTTGCCGGAGGCGCTGAGGCGCCGATCACCGAACTGGGTCTGGGCGCCTTCTGTGTGATGCGCGCGTTGAGCACCAGCCATAACGCTGCCCCGGCGCGGGCCTCGCGCCCCTTTGATCGCCGTCGCGACGGCTTTGTGCCCGGCGAAGGGGCAGCGGTGCTGGTGCTGGAACGCCTCTCAAGCGCCCGGCGTCGCGGCGCGCCCCTGCTGGCCGAAGTCGCCGGCTATGGTGCCACCGCCGACGCCTACCACATCACCGCGCCCGACCCCGAGGGGCTTGGCGCGGCGCGGGCGATGCGTCTGGCGCTCCATCATGCGCGCATCGATCCGCAACAGGTGGACTATATCAATGCCCATGCCACCGCCACCCCGGCCGGCGACCTGGCCGAGACCCGCGCCATCAAGCTCGTCTTCGGCGAGTACGCCTACAGCGTGCCAATCAGTGCAAATAAGTCTATGATCGGGCACCTCACCGGCGCCGCCGGCGCGGTCGAAGCCGCTGCGACGGTGTTGACTATGCGCCACGGCCGCATTCCGCCAACGATCAACCTCGATGAGCCGGATCCGGAGTGTGACCTGGATTATGTGCCCAATGTCAGCCGCCCTGCTGAAGTGCAGATCGCCCTTTCCAACTCGTTTGGATTTGGCGGCGTGAACGCGGTGCTGGTGCTGCGAAAGGTGTAG
- the holB gene encoding DNA polymerase III subunit delta', whose protein sequence is MPWGIIGHEWAVEQLRISIRFGADAHAYLFSGPPGVGKRLLALRMAQALNCEHGAGDPCMACRACRRIERGNHPDVRVASMESQAAAAKAEEAARQKELKIATIREWQRDISLRPYEGRRRVFILHDAERLSDEAANAMLKTLEEPPPYATLILVADSHDLLPTIVSRCRTLRLRPLPRPQVVAALFSRGADPDTAALLAAWSGGRIGQALRLLQTPDALARRNEQLAALLAVHDQGRSEAMRWAEQRAREYRGGEQESVFAWLELWQSWWRDVLLVAAGNPEGVVNIDRRADLERIARRHSLSQIYAFVTRLGQAAQHLRDNANPNLVLENLALHAPGT, encoded by the coding sequence ATGCCCTGGGGCATTATCGGTCACGAATGGGCGGTCGAGCAACTGCGAATCAGCATCCGCTTCGGCGCCGACGCCCATGCCTATCTCTTCAGCGGCCCGCCTGGAGTGGGCAAGCGCCTGCTGGCGCTGCGGATGGCGCAGGCCCTCAACTGCGAGCACGGGGCCGGCGACCCGTGCATGGCCTGCCGCGCCTGTCGGCGCATCGAGCGCGGCAATCATCCCGATGTGCGCGTTGCCAGTATGGAGAGCCAGGCTGCCGCTGCCAAAGCGGAAGAGGCTGCCCGCCAGAAAGAACTCAAGATCGCCACCATCCGCGAATGGCAGCGCGATATCTCTCTCCGACCGTATGAGGGCCGGCGTCGGGTGTTCATCCTCCATGATGCCGAGCGGCTCAGCGACGAGGCCGCCAATGCCATGCTCAAGACGCTTGAGGAGCCGCCGCCCTACGCCACCTTGATCCTGGTGGCCGATAGTCACGATCTGCTGCCCACTATCGTATCCCGCTGCCGGACCCTGCGTCTGCGCCCGCTCCCCCGGCCTCAGGTGGTCGCGGCGCTGTTTAGCCGGGGCGCCGATCCTGATACTGCGGCGTTGCTCGCTGCCTGGAGCGGCGGGCGTATCGGTCAGGCGCTGCGATTACTGCAGACGCCCGATGCGCTCGCCCGGCGCAACGAGCAACTCGCTGCCCTGCTCGCCGTCCATGATCAGGGACGCAGCGAGGCGATGCGCTGGGCCGAGCAACGAGCCAGAGAGTACCGTGGCGGCGAACAGGAGAGCGTCTTCGCCTGGCTGGAGTTGTGGCAAAGCTGGTGGCGCGACGTGCTGCTCGTCGCCGCTGGCAACCCCGAAGGGGTCGTGAATATTGACCGCCGGGCCGACCTGGAACGGATTGCGCGGCGCCACTCCCTCTCCCAGATCTACGCCTTCGTCACCCGGCTGGGCCAGGCGGCCCAGCACCTCCGTGACAACGCCAATCCCAACCTGGTGCTGGAGAATCTGGCCCTGCACGCGCCCGGGACCTGA